In Sphingobacterium zeae, one genomic interval encodes:
- a CDS encoding helix-turn-helix domain-containing protein, whose product MKLKAKKNCYTQESLQDTLSFFGVNCHRPYYISSGNPIFEYPSNAFRIDFYAICICTEGDITIEIDNQEYRFSKHRILVSAPTTIIKFSQVSANFRMKLIFFDKAFLLKHIANPFFIEQLGFFKNSTFTIVSANDNLIDKLIKLIGYFKDVTLRTTRFTADIIRTIIFNLLLEIADELATEHQIAVDSTQETNHLFYKFTDLVQRHSNQYKDVQYYADQLFISNKYLIQVVKRASGKTPHEIIDEYVLKEAYVLLGNPGKTISQISYEIGFHSISAFGRFFKKYATLSPSEYRKRQNM is encoded by the coding sequence ATGAAGCTTAAGGCGAAGAAAAACTGCTACACACAAGAAAGTCTTCAAGACACCTTATCATTCTTTGGCGTCAATTGCCACCGCCCCTATTACATTTCTTCTGGAAATCCCATCTTTGAATACCCCAGTAATGCTTTTCGCATCGACTTCTATGCAATCTGTATCTGTACAGAAGGAGATATCACGATTGAAATCGATAATCAGGAATACCGTTTCTCAAAACATAGGATTCTCGTATCGGCACCGACAACAATTATCAAATTCTCACAGGTCAGTGCCAACTTTAGAATGAAGCTGATCTTCTTTGACAAAGCATTTCTTCTCAAACATATTGCCAATCCATTTTTTATTGAGCAACTGGGATTTTTTAAGAACTCGACTTTTACTATAGTCAGCGCTAATGATAATCTCATTGACAAATTAATCAAATTAATAGGCTACTTTAAGGATGTTACGTTACGGACGACACGTTTTACAGCAGACATCATTCGGACCATCATCTTTAATTTATTATTGGAAATCGCCGACGAATTGGCTACCGAACACCAGATTGCTGTAGATAGTACCCAAGAAACAAATCATTTGTTCTATAAGTTTACAGACCTGGTGCAGCGACATAGCAACCAATACAAAGATGTACAATATTACGCCGACCAGTTGTTTATTTCAAACAAATACCTCATTCAGGTTGTTAAAAGAGCATCCGGTAAAACGCCGCATGAAATTATTGACGAGTATGTACTTAAAGAAGCCTATGTACTGCTCGGAAACCCGGGAAAAACAATTTCACAAATTTCGTATGAAATCGGCTTCCATTCCATTTCGGCATTCGGTCGTTTTTTCAAAAAATACGCCACTTTATCACCATCAGAGTACCGAAAGCGACAAAATATGTAG
- a CDS encoding GNAT family N-acetyltransferase yields MYNTLLFKKYLPEDFDAFHDLVKADDVMKYITGKGLSAGQARKKFDSILEINQDPDLGYFKVIEADSLMLLGDCKLVNYKKDATVFEIGYLLRKEHWGKGLGTQICESMLALATTLNPDKDVIGIIDPDNTASKRLLNKFGFKSFFVGVEDALATEKLILKRTVSE; encoded by the coding sequence ATGTACAATACACTTCTATTCAAAAAATATCTCCCGGAAGACTTTGACGCTTTCCACGACTTGGTTAAAGCGGATGATGTCATGAAATACATTACTGGCAAAGGATTATCCGCTGGACAGGCGCGGAAAAAATTCGATTCGATTTTAGAAATCAATCAAGATCCTGATTTAGGTTATTTCAAAGTAATCGAAGCGGATTCTTTAATGCTTTTGGGCGACTGTAAGCTTGTTAACTACAAAAAAGATGCAACCGTATTTGAAATTGGTTATTTGCTCCGCAAAGAACACTGGGGAAAAGGTTTGGGAACGCAGATCTGCGAGTCGATGCTGGCCCTTGCAACAACATTAAATCCAGATAAAGATGTGATCGGTATTATTGATCCCGATAATACCGCATCGAAACGACTACTGAACAAATTCGGATTCAAAAGTTTCTTCGTTGGGGTAGAGGATGCTTTAGCGACCGAGAAACTTATCCTTAAACGAACAGTATCTGAATAA
- a CDS encoding GNAT family N-acetyltransferase: MEIRAASEADYAAILRIWENSLRATHDFLKEEDLQLYKRLIPTEYLPQLKVYVIDDDGQPTAFFAVSDDNLEMLFVDSAYRGKGIGTVALQHVLGRLQVYKVDVNEQNQQAVDFYLKKGYQLIGRSAVDGMGKPYPILHLHHESAINGSK; this comes from the coding sequence ATGGAAATAAGAGCGGCAAGTGAAGCGGACTATGCGGCAATCCTGCGCATATGGGAAAATTCGCTTCGGGCAACACATGATTTTTTGAAGGAGGAGGATCTTCAGTTGTATAAGAGACTGATCCCAACCGAGTATTTACCACAATTAAAGGTATATGTAATCGATGACGATGGACAGCCTACCGCTTTTTTCGCAGTCTCTGATGATAATCTGGAAATGTTATTTGTGGATTCAGCCTACAGGGGAAAAGGTATTGGGACTGTGGCACTACAGCATGTGCTGGGTAGGCTACAGGTGTATAAAGTTGATGTCAATGAGCAAAATCAGCAGGCTGTTGATTTTTATCTGAAAAAAGGATATCAGCTTATCGGGCGCTCAGCTGTAGATGGTATGGGAAAACCCTATCCGATCTTGCATTTACATCACGAGAGCGCTATCAATGGATCGAAATAA
- a CDS encoding VOC family protein, which produces MIQGLYETHIQVRDLAKSVAFYTEVLGLRVAHRDPTRPIVFLWIGAGKDYMLGLWQEETNFQPRHFAFRADKEDILNYAVDYLKTRDLTPYNFLNDGIEAPMVFAWMPALAIYFNDPDGNQLEFIAVLEGAGRPELGVLSYADWIDRTTQ; this is translated from the coding sequence ATGATACAAGGTTTATACGAAACGCATATTCAGGTGCGTGATTTAGCTAAATCTGTCGCATTTTATACAGAGGTATTGGGATTACGAGTGGCACATCGGGATCCGACACGTCCCATTGTTTTTTTGTGGATTGGAGCGGGAAAAGACTATATGTTGGGGTTGTGGCAGGAAGAAACAAACTTTCAACCGAGACACTTTGCTTTTAGAGCGGATAAAGAAGATATCTTGAATTACGCCGTGGACTATCTGAAAACTCGTGACCTGACACCTTATAATTTTTTAAATGATGGGATTGAAGCACCGATGGTCTTTGCATGGATGCCGGCATTGGCCATTTACTTTAATGATCCGGATGGCAACCAATTGGAGTTTATCGCAGTTTTGGAAGGAGCGGGTAGGCCTGAACTAGGCGTGTTGTCTTATGCCGATTGGATCGATCGTACAACACAATAA
- a CDS encoding alpha/beta fold hydrolase has protein sequence MYKLRLFIIVWLAASGLVLKAQLRDTLINVGNHNLHFTLMKGKGVPIVFESGAGNDGSVWRCLLEPLSNKMGAPLITYDRAGFGKSEIDTVNISLANEVKDLKTALQQLGYRDRYFFVAHSFGGNYTMKFITTNPGQVVGTVMIDIVSPYFMTMERSKSLKREYASELNNIKKESLGFYHLILNYEASTAVLHEAAGKINVPMTVIGSGKSPFEEPDRSLFVAALKKFADQKSNRGYLLAQHAEHHVFYDEQDLVIDEIIRLYQQTTK, from the coding sequence ATGTATAAACTCCGTCTATTTATTATAGTCTGGCTAGCGGCCTCCGGGCTCGTCTTAAAAGCCCAGCTTAGGGATACGCTGATCAATGTGGGAAACCATAATCTCCATTTTACTTTAATGAAAGGAAAAGGAGTCCCTATCGTCTTTGAGTCCGGAGCGGGAAATGACGGTTCTGTTTGGCGATGCTTATTGGAACCACTGTCCAACAAAATGGGCGCTCCTTTGATTACCTACGACCGGGCGGGGTTTGGGAAAAGTGAAATTGACACGGTGAACATTAGCCTAGCAAATGAAGTCAAAGATCTTAAAACTGCATTGCAGCAATTGGGGTACCGAGATCGGTACTTCTTCGTCGCCCATTCTTTTGGTGGTAACTATACGATGAAATTTATAACGACCAATCCCGGTCAGGTTGTTGGCACAGTAATGATCGATATTGTCTCCCCTTATTTCATGACTATGGAGCGATCCAAATCGTTAAAGAGAGAATATGCCAGTGAACTTAATAACATCAAAAAAGAAAGCTTAGGATTCTATCATCTCATTTTAAACTACGAAGCTTCAACGGCTGTTCTACATGAGGCTGCAGGAAAAATTAATGTTCCCATGACTGTCATTGGTTCAGGAAAATCACCTTTTGAAGAACCCGACCGGAGTTTATTTGTAGCTGCCCTTAAAAAATTTGCCGATCAAAAAAGCAACCGTGGTTATCTTTTGGCTCAACATGCAGAGCATCATGTCTTTTACGATGAACAGGATCTGGTCATTGATGAAATCATTAGACTATATCAGCAGACCACAAAGTAA
- a CDS encoding class I SAM-dependent methyltransferase → MKEKFIDRKDQQANKIFERRTLSSDYRTIIPLLSPGMKILDVGCGTGTLTNEVAAHIGDGTIIGLDNTAAFIDSGKELYASTRNLSLVCCNIFDYQPPHEFDLIITARTMQWLSDIPKALDLFKSWLKPAGQISILDYNHTTIEWNPAPPESMLEFYRTFLRWREDAGMNNRVADTVAALLQEAGFNAIQVINADQVYKRGEDNFGVNLAIWNKVAQSRQMVIEGYITDELRLQAIEEYTRWIETEATSMTLKMNDVRAYV, encoded by the coding sequence ATGAAAGAGAAATTTATCGACAGAAAGGATCAACAGGCCAATAAGATATTTGAAAGAAGGACATTATCTTCCGATTATAGAACGATTATTCCCTTACTGTCTCCTGGAATGAAAATATTGGATGTAGGCTGCGGTACAGGTACACTGACCAATGAGGTTGCGGCACATATCGGTGACGGGACAATAATCGGTCTGGATAACACTGCTGCTTTTATAGACAGTGGAAAGGAGCTGTATGCTAGCACTAGAAATTTAAGTCTTGTCTGCTGTAATATTTTCGACTACCAGCCGCCACATGAGTTTGACTTGATTATTACAGCGCGCACCATGCAGTGGTTAAGCGATATTCCTAAAGCACTGGATCTTTTCAAATCCTGGCTAAAGCCTGCTGGGCAAATTTCTATTTTAGATTACAACCATACCACGATCGAGTGGAATCCCGCTCCACCAGAGAGCATGCTTGAATTTTATCGTACTTTCCTTAGATGGCGAGAAGATGCAGGCATGAATAATCGGGTTGCCGATACAGTAGCCGCACTTCTACAGGAAGCAGGGTTCAATGCAATTCAGGTGATCAATGCTGATCAAGTTTATAAAAGAGGAGAAGACAATTTTGGAGTAAACTTAGCCATCTGGAACAAAGTGGCCCAGTCGCGACAAATGGTCATCGAAGGTTATATTACTGACGAACTTCGCTTGCAGGCTATTGAGGAATATACAAGATGGATAGAAACAGAAGCGACAAGCATGACACTTAAAATGAACGATGTGAGGGCTTATGTATAA
- a CDS encoding efflux RND transporter periplasmic adaptor subunit codes for MKNNLFKIVAIAGLIASLAGCHSAAEENAKKESPEAAAPAMETFVPTKQKLTNKMQIPGEITGFQQVEIYAKVSSYVKSLNVDIGSKVHAGQLLAVLEAPELSSQLSAAKSRLKSQEAVYMATKSTYDRLFETSKVEGTVARLDLEVAESKKNADFAQYQAAKSAYAEVQNLLNYLEIRAPFDGVIATRNVNQGAYVGPAGRGSEMPIMTIQQQRKLRLAVAVPEQYSGFLAENQPLQFTVKSLPGQTFSGKIARKSGALDSRLRAERVEIDIINTDNKLLPGMVAEVELPLTSQDSTFVVPKSAVFTSGEGSFVIAVVAGKTQRLPVQKGRSINGQTEIFGDLKEGVTLVSKADEEIIDGTSVN; via the coding sequence ATGAAAAATAATTTGTTCAAAATAGTAGCTATCGCCGGTCTGATCGCATCTTTAGCCGGATGCCATTCGGCTGCTGAGGAAAATGCAAAAAAAGAAAGTCCCGAAGCTGCAGCTCCGGCAATGGAGACATTTGTACCCACCAAACAGAAATTAACAAATAAAATGCAGATCCCCGGGGAAATCACGGGATTCCAGCAGGTCGAGATTTACGCCAAGGTAAGCAGTTACGTCAAAAGTCTTAACGTGGACATCGGAAGTAAAGTGCATGCCGGTCAACTATTGGCTGTATTGGAGGCTCCCGAATTGAGTTCACAGCTGTCAGCAGCCAAATCGCGGCTGAAATCACAGGAGGCGGTCTATATGGCTACAAAAAGCACTTACGACAGACTCTTCGAAACCAGCAAAGTAGAGGGAACGGTGGCTAGACTGGATCTTGAGGTTGCTGAGTCAAAAAAGAATGCTGATTTTGCGCAGTACCAAGCCGCTAAATCGGCCTACGCAGAGGTACAAAACCTGTTGAACTATTTGGAAATCAGAGCACCCTTCGACGGTGTAATCGCAACAAGAAATGTCAATCAGGGTGCCTATGTTGGTCCTGCTGGCCGTGGTTCGGAAATGCCGATCATGACCATTCAACAACAACGTAAACTCCGGTTAGCCGTTGCTGTTCCAGAACAATATTCGGGTTTTTTAGCGGAAAACCAGCCCTTACAATTTACGGTCAAATCATTGCCTGGACAAACATTCTCCGGTAAGATCGCACGTAAATCGGGGGCATTAGACAGCCGGTTAAGAGCTGAACGGGTAGAAATTGATATTATCAATACCGACAACAAGCTATTGCCCGGTATGGTCGCCGAGGTCGAATTGCCTTTGACTTCCCAAGACAGCACTTTCGTTGTGCCAAAATCAGCGGTATTTACATCCGGTGAAGGGAGTTTTGTAATTGCTGTTGTTGCTGGCAAAACACAACGTCTCCCGGTTCAGAAAGGGCGCAGCATAAATGGTCAGACCGAAATTTTTGGTGACTTAAAGGAGGGCGTTACGCTGGTCAGCAAAGCAGATGAAGAGATTATAGATGGTACGTCGGTCAACTAA
- a CDS encoding efflux RND transporter permease subunit, giving the protein MNLIRFALRKPISILVLVLGLIVFGIGAVRSIKVDILPKMNLPVIYIAHPFGGYSPDQMESYFAKNYVNILLFANGVKSIETKNIQGLTLMKVSYYEDTNMAQAAAELSALANRIQASFPPGSQPPFIIRFDASSLPVGQLVLSSSKRSNNELQDLANVYVRASFTSIPGLLSPPPFGGSPRTIEVNVDPDLMRSHHMTPDQVVEALRLNNQTAPAGNVRIQDKNYITPTNNTIKEVKDFEKIPLFKGGVQNLYLGDIATVKDGADVTAGYALVNGKRSVYVSIAKAGDASTWEVVQNLKSALPKIQENLPDDVKLSYEFDQSVYVINSVKSLITEGAIGAILTGLMVLLFLGDRRAALIVILTIPISVISGVLFLKLFGQTINLMSLSGLALAIGILVDESTVTIENIHQHLDMGKPKALAIWDACKEIALPKLLILLCILAVFAPAFTMTGIPGSLFLPLALSIGFSMIISFLLSQTFVPIMANWLMKDHAHKAPHATKSEGLNADEAQFAATGLTVASEQDTLDQKKLLVEREDFNNDGKLSIFERFRNRFMKMIDRLFKRKKTITVVYLLGAISLVVILLSTIGQDVFPRVNSGQFQMRLRAAEGTRIERTEEKAKLALAELEKLVGKEHISISSVYIGQHPGQFSVSPIYLFMAGPHEAVFQIALKDYHHDMDSFRDEYRKRLKAALPDVQVSFEPIELTDKVLSQGSPTPIEVRIAGKNKKNNEKYAGKLIAELKTIPYFRDVQLAQSIKYPSYDIKIDRIRAAQLGVDLSEVTRSLIASTSSSRYTEKNTWIDEKAGLSYNVQVQVPIDKMKDEKEIGEIPLLKNSARPILSDVATITPSFTYGENDNLGAMPYVSVTANIDHTDLKTASKDVQRSIKALGELPRGLSMEQIGLGKVLLETMSSLESGLAVAIIVIFLMLSANFQSFKVSMVVLTTVPAVVLGSLLLLLLTGSTLNLQSYMGIIMSVGVSIANAVLLITNAEHIRRHHGDALAAAREAASLRLRPIIMTSLAMIVGMLPMAIGHGEGGEQVSPLGRAVIGGLLFSTFAVLVILPLIFAWAQEKSSTQSISLDPEDKDSKHYIAALKPLS; this is encoded by the coding sequence ATGAATTTAATACGTTTTGCCTTACGCAAGCCAATATCCATCCTCGTACTCGTATTGGGACTTATTGTCTTTGGCATAGGTGCCGTTCGATCGATCAAGGTGGATATCCTGCCAAAAATGAACCTTCCGGTTATTTATATTGCCCATCCATTTGGTGGCTATTCGCCGGATCAGATGGAATCTTATTTTGCCAAAAACTATGTCAATATCCTTCTGTTTGCCAATGGGGTCAAGTCCATTGAGACCAAGAATATTCAAGGTCTGACCTTAATGAAAGTATCGTATTACGAAGACACCAACATGGCACAGGCTGCAGCCGAGCTAAGCGCCCTGGCCAATCGGATCCAGGCCTCCTTTCCTCCAGGCTCGCAACCGCCGTTCATCATTCGCTTTGATGCCTCGTCGCTTCCTGTAGGTCAACTGGTTTTGAGCAGTAGCAAACGATCCAATAATGAACTGCAAGATCTGGCCAACGTCTATGTCCGGGCATCGTTTACGTCAATCCCCGGCTTATTGTCGCCACCTCCTTTTGGGGGAAGTCCACGTACCATTGAGGTCAACGTTGATCCCGATTTAATGCGTAGCCACCATATGACGCCCGATCAGGTCGTAGAAGCGCTAAGACTAAACAATCAAACCGCTCCGGCAGGAAACGTACGTATTCAGGACAAAAACTACATTACACCAACGAACAATACGATCAAAGAGGTCAAAGATTTTGAAAAAATCCCGCTATTTAAAGGTGGAGTACAAAATCTTTACCTTGGCGATATTGCTACCGTAAAAGATGGTGCCGACGTTACCGCAGGCTATGCTTTGGTCAACGGCAAACGTTCTGTGTACGTTAGTATTGCCAAAGCCGGCGACGCCTCAACCTGGGAGGTCGTGCAGAATTTAAAATCAGCCTTACCAAAGATTCAGGAGAATTTACCCGACGACGTCAAATTATCCTATGAATTTGATCAATCCGTCTATGTCATCAATTCCGTAAAGAGTCTGATTACCGAAGGTGCCATCGGCGCTATCCTGACCGGACTTATGGTGCTCCTATTTTTAGGTGATCGGAGAGCTGCGCTGATTGTTATCCTAACCATACCGATATCCGTGATATCCGGCGTGCTCTTTCTGAAACTTTTCGGGCAGACCATCAACCTCATGTCCCTCAGCGGACTGGCTTTGGCTATTGGTATCCTGGTCGACGAAAGTACGGTAACGATCGAGAATATACACCAGCATCTGGATATGGGTAAACCCAAAGCCCTGGCGATCTGGGATGCCTGTAAAGAGATCGCCTTACCCAAATTATTGATCCTGCTCTGTATACTAGCCGTATTTGCGCCAGCATTTACCATGACAGGCATCCCGGGTTCGTTATTTCTTCCCTTGGCCCTGTCCATTGGCTTCTCCATGATCATATCCTTTCTCCTTTCGCAGACATTTGTTCCCATCATGGCCAACTGGCTGATGAAAGATCATGCGCATAAGGCTCCACATGCGACCAAATCCGAGGGTTTAAATGCAGATGAAGCGCAATTTGCTGCAACTGGACTGACCGTAGCATCCGAGCAGGATACCCTGGATCAGAAGAAACTATTGGTGGAACGGGAAGACTTTAACAACGATGGAAAGCTGAGTATTTTTGAACGATTCAGAAACAGATTCATGAAAATGATCGACCGTTTGTTCAAAAGGAAGAAAACCATTACTGTAGTTTATCTGCTGGGAGCAATAAGTCTTGTTGTCATTTTACTTTCCACTATCGGTCAGGATGTATTTCCGAGGGTCAACTCGGGACAGTTCCAAATGCGTCTTCGTGCAGCGGAAGGCACACGGATCGAGCGCACCGAAGAAAAAGCAAAACTAGCGCTGGCCGAACTGGAAAAACTCGTTGGGAAAGAACATATCAGCATATCTTCCGTCTACATCGGTCAACACCCCGGGCAGTTTTCAGTATCACCAATCTATCTTTTTATGGCTGGTCCTCATGAAGCCGTTTTCCAGATTGCACTGAAAGACTACCATCACGATATGGACAGTTTCCGTGATGAGTACCGCAAGCGGCTTAAAGCTGCATTGCCAGATGTGCAAGTATCTTTTGAACCGATCGAACTTACCGATAAAGTGTTAAGTCAAGGATCGCCCACACCTATTGAAGTTCGGATTGCAGGAAAAAACAAAAAGAACAACGAGAAGTACGCCGGTAAATTGATTGCAGAATTAAAAACAATCCCTTACTTTAGAGATGTGCAACTAGCACAATCCATCAAATATCCTTCGTACGACATTAAGATAGATCGCATTAGGGCTGCACAATTGGGCGTTGACCTCAGCGAAGTCACACGATCACTCATCGCTTCTACTTCTTCTTCACGCTATACGGAAAAGAACACCTGGATCGATGAAAAAGCCGGGCTTTCCTATAACGTCCAGGTTCAGGTTCCTATCGATAAAATGAAAGATGAGAAAGAAATCGGTGAAATTCCTCTGTTGAAAAATTCAGCGCGTCCTATTCTGAGCGACGTTGCAACGATCACACCGTCCTTCACCTATGGCGAAAACGACAATCTAGGGGCAATGCCCTATGTATCAGTTACAGCAAATATTGATCATACCGATTTAAAAACAGCCTCCAAGGATGTACAGCGCAGTATCAAAGCCCTTGGTGAACTTCCTCGTGGTTTATCGATGGAGCAAATAGGACTTGGAAAAGTATTGTTAGAGACCATGAGCAGCCTTGAATCGGGTCTGGCCGTAGCCATTATTGTTATATTCCTGATGCTATCGGCTAACTTTCAATCGTTCAAAGTTTCTATGGTTGTGCTCACCACAGTGCCTGCGGTTGTGCTGGGCTCATTGCTTCTGCTGTTGTTGACAGGATCTACCCTCAACTTACAATCCTATATGGGAATTATCATGTCGGTGGGTGTATCCATTGCGAACGCTGTTTTGCTCATCACCAATGCCGAACATATCCGTCGGCATCATGGCGATGCCCTAGCTGCAGCGCGTGAGGCAGCATCCTTACGGCTCCGGCCTATTATCATGACCAGTTTGGCCATGATTGTCGGTATGCTCCCGATGGCCATTGGCCATGGTGAAGGTGGCGAACAAGTTTCACCACTCGGTAGGGCCGTCATTGGCGGATTATTGTTTTCGACTTTTGCCGTACTCGTCATCTTACCGCTCATATTTGCCTGGGCGCAAGAAAAAAGCAGCACACAATCGATCTCATTAGATCCTGAAGACAAAGACAGCAAGCACTATATTGCCGCATTAAAACCTTTATCTTAA
- a CDS encoding TolC family protein has protein sequence MLKLNLVLSLAVSLATSSSFAQTLTLRDAVEQGLANYGNIKAKEYYLQSSLQTNEQVKRDFWPNLNIVAQQDFGTVNGQNGPLYGFGGLGVASSGVALPEQNWNAAFGALYLANVNWDIYTFGRKKERIELAKSDVKRRQADLAQERFQHKVKIAAAYLNLLASKRLEKNQQMNLNRALVFLNIAATKVKNGLLPGVDSTLASAEVSRAKISLNQASENVKEQNNKLTVLMGIATKDLQIDTALVEKTPVQRTPLSNNLIENNPLLQFYQSNIDLGDQQIKLSTKEYLPTVSAFGVFQTRGSGFKSDYITDLQAYSTNYWQGVRPSRQNYLLGLGINWNLTSIARINKKISAQRLTNDALREEYQTAEAQLTAQLDAADVKIQLALKSDLEAPRQVSAAQQAYHQKMTMYKNGLATLVDVTQTLYTLNRAETDREIVHINLWQSLLLKAAAAGDFDIFNNEL, from the coding sequence ATGCTGAAATTGAATTTAGTGCTGTCATTGGCTGTGTCACTTGCGACATCCTCCTCCTTCGCTCAGACGCTTACACTGCGCGACGCCGTAGAACAGGGTCTTGCAAATTATGGAAATATCAAGGCAAAGGAATATTATCTCCAGTCTTCCCTGCAGACCAATGAACAAGTCAAACGCGACTTTTGGCCCAATCTGAACATCGTAGCGCAACAGGACTTTGGAACAGTCAATGGACAAAATGGCCCGCTGTATGGATTTGGTGGACTTGGTGTGGCTTCGTCGGGAGTAGCCCTTCCGGAACAAAATTGGAATGCTGCATTTGGTGCACTTTACTTAGCCAATGTCAATTGGGACATTTACACCTTTGGACGAAAAAAAGAACGCATCGAATTGGCTAAATCTGACGTTAAAAGACGACAGGCGGATCTCGCTCAGGAAAGATTCCAGCATAAAGTCAAGATTGCCGCAGCTTACCTCAATTTATTGGCCAGTAAACGATTGGAAAAAAATCAACAGATGAATCTCAATCGTGCACTCGTATTTTTAAATATTGCTGCTACCAAAGTAAAAAATGGACTATTGCCCGGGGTAGATTCTACACTCGCTTCAGCGGAAGTATCGCGTGCAAAAATCAGCCTCAACCAGGCCAGCGAAAATGTGAAGGAGCAAAACAATAAGTTGACGGTATTAATGGGGATTGCAACCAAGGACCTGCAAATAGATACTGCCCTGGTGGAGAAAACACCTGTCCAGCGCACACCTCTTTCCAACAATTTGATTGAAAACAACCCTTTGCTGCAATTTTATCAAAGTAACATTGACCTTGGCGACCAACAAATAAAACTATCCACCAAAGAGTATCTTCCTACGGTAAGCGCATTTGGTGTCTTCCAGACCAGGGGTTCTGGTTTTAAGAGCGACTACATCACGGATTTACAAGCCTACAGCACAAATTATTGGCAAGGGGTTCGTCCCAGTAGGCAAAATTATCTTTTGGGATTGGGTATCAACTGGAATCTGACTTCGATTGCGCGTATCAATAAAAAAATCAGTGCACAACGCTTGACGAACGATGCCCTAAGAGAAGAATACCAAACTGCCGAAGCCCAATTGACCGCACAGCTGGATGCTGCTGATGTGAAAATCCAACTGGCCCTAAAAAGTGATTTAGAAGCTCCGCGACAAGTGTCGGCAGCTCAGCAAGCTTACCACCAAAAAATGACGATGTATAAAAACGGTCTAGCGACACTTGTAGACGTTACACAGACCCTTTATACACTCAATAGAGCCGAAACCGACCGAGAGATCGTCCACATCAATCTTTGGCAGTCGCTTTTACTCAAAGCCGCAGCTGCGGGAGATTTTGATATTTTCAACAACGAACTATAA
- a CDS encoding sensor histidine kinase — MMRKVLENKIIQEIVLLIFSFILFTLNDWILILSWKGFLMGVFYFMILYAHAQLNRFFLLPLLLKKNKPLLYVFASVATLLIFAILLKELTDNVIYKNCFLYKNLVQKTFHYQFGVLLGSLICILGSIQFIEFYRFQRVKTRRELLSNQTQLSHLKKQLNPHFLFNTLNTIYGINLKYPERTSELIIKVSQLLRYQMESSEREYVPMDDEIDFISSYIELERERLGYRTKIEFDYQKEEDINYQIAPMLLITFVENAFKHGTCSIEDCFVYISIKIEKGNLYLHIRNSVPVKKRNVFSAKIGLENTIARLKLLYPNRYVLTADSRKEEYEVSLVINL; from the coding sequence ATGATGAGAAAGGTTTTAGAGAACAAGATAATACAAGAGATCGTTCTATTGATCTTTTCATTTATCCTTTTTACGTTGAACGACTGGATTTTGATCTTGAGCTGGAAGGGCTTTTTGATGGGCGTGTTCTATTTTATGATCCTGTATGCGCACGCTCAGTTAAATCGTTTCTTTCTATTACCGCTGCTACTTAAGAAGAATAAACCCTTGTTGTATGTGTTCGCGTCGGTGGCAACCCTGCTCATTTTTGCAATCCTATTAAAAGAGCTAACGGACAACGTGATTTACAAGAATTGTTTTCTCTATAAGAATCTTGTACAGAAAACATTCCATTATCAATTTGGTGTATTATTGGGCTCGTTGATCTGTATATTGGGCAGTATCCAATTTATCGAATTTTATCGCTTTCAACGGGTGAAGACCAGACGCGAACTGCTTTCCAATCAAACGCAACTGTCGCATTTAAAAAAGCAGCTCAACCCACATTTTCTATTCAACACGTTAAATACCATTTATGGTATTAATCTAAAGTATCCGGAACGTACTTCTGAATTGATCATCAAAGTATCTCAGCTGCTTCGTTATCAAATGGAGAGCAGTGAACGGGAGTATGTGCCTATGGATGATGAAATTGATTTTATTTCAAGTTATATTGAACTGGAACGCGAGCGGTTAGGCTATCGAACGAAAATTGAATTCGATTATCAAAAAGAAGAAGATATCAATTATCAGATCGCACCTATGCTGTTGATTACCTTCGTAGAGAATGCTTTTAAACACGGGACCTGTAGTATTGAAGATTGTTTTGTATATATTTCGATCAAGATTGAAAAAGGCAACTTATATTTGCATATACGGAATTCTGTACCCGTCAAGAAGAGGAATGTGTTCTCAGCAAAAATAGGTTTGGAAAATACGATCGCTCGATTAAAGCTCTTGTATCCTAATCGCTACGTATTGACCGCAGATTCCAGGAAAGAAGAGTATGAGGTGTCATTGGTTATCAATCTTTAA